One Glandiceps talaboti chromosome 20, keGlaTala1.1, whole genome shotgun sequence genomic region harbors:
- the LOC144450899 gene encoding uncharacterized protein LOC144450899, which yields MAEKSCAVCVGVIVSVVVGIFVILIAVSFSGVEFYEYGFPRRKSTGTVSTDSVYSGGKYMIGPDKEFKTFPADAHIEDVYVSIFTEDKLEVDIVCSFQYFLRPDDLKLLHDTHDIYYAPVLRTSAIDALKGEAPNFSTDEYISNRDAIELALTEAIALRLGGKCCKKNCADSVEGCVRNCRPFNDCTDEDLGYSADLKYFQLRKVTIAQEVISNNLLALTQLEDAIQEQFIQEAQVVRKETERQVAAIQNEAAEITQNATAEANLIVAKAEAEARAVVEEAHNQGLKDLYSKLGFGNDDGYKASFNYLRTLRDKEDVHLNVDFDSLRINV from the exons ATGGCAGAGAAATCGTGTGCAGTTTGTGTAGGGGTCATTGTTAGCGTTGTTGTTGGTATTTTTGTTATCCTCATTGCTGTCAGCTTTTCTGGTGTTGAATTCTATGAG TATGGTTTCCCAAGAAGGAAGTCCACCGGCACTGTATCCACAGACAGTGTGTACAGTGGAGGCAAGTACATGATAGGACCTGATAAGGAATTCAAGACATTCCCTGCTGATGCACACATTGAAGACGTGTATGTGTCAATTTTTACAGAGGATAAACTTGAG GTGGATATTGTGTGTAGCTTTCAGTATTTCCTAAGACCAGATGATTTGAAGTTACTACAtgatactcatgacatctattATGCACCTGTGTTACGTACTAGTGCCATTGATGCACTTAAAGGAGAGGCACCTAATTTCAGTACTGACGAATACATTAGTAACAGAGATGCCATAGAGTTAGCATTGACTGAGGCTATCGCTTTGAGACTTGGAGGAAAATGTTGTAAAAAGAACTGTGCTGATTCAGTAGAAG gGTGTGTGCGAAATTGTAGACCTTTCAACGACTGTACTGATGAAGATTTAGGGTATTCTGCTGATTTGAAGTACTTTCAACTCAGAAAAGTGACAATAGCACAGGAAGTGATTTCAAACAACTTACTAGCTCTAACTCAGTTAGAAGATGCAATACAAGAACAATTCATACAGGAGGCACAGGTAGTCAGAAAAGAGACGGAGAGACAg GTGGCGGCCATTCAGAATGAGGCTGCTGAAATCACCCAGAATGCAACAGCAGAAGCCAACCTGATTGTTGCCAAAGCTGAGGCTGAGGCAAGGGCAGTTGTAGAGGAAGCACATAACCAAGGTTTGAAAGATTTGTATTCAAAGTTAGGATTTGGAAATGATGACGGCTACAAGGCATCTTTCAACTATCTACGTACACTCAGAGATAAAGAAGATGTTCATTTGAATGTAGACTTTGATAGTCTCAGAATTAATGTCTAA